One window from the genome of Lentibacillus daqui encodes:
- the pdxA gene encoding 4-hydroxythreonine-4-phosphate dehydrogenase PdxA — MSKKPIIGITMGDAAGVGPEIIVKSLQNETIYKQSHPIVIGDAKMLERAANVLNENIVINKIDGHADLTNTNFGEIACYDLDLLPADLPFGQVSAKAGDAAFQYLKTAIELANEGKIDAICTAPLNKEALHKGGHNYPGHTEILAELTGTKEFSMMLSSPKLKVIHVTTHIGLLDAIHSIKPERVYNVIRLAHETLSKSGINQPKIGVCGINPHAGENGLFGYGEEEEKIIPAVEKAKTEGITVEGPLPADTLFFRAQRGDFDIVVAMYHDQGHGPIKVLGLEAGVNITVGLPIIRTSVDHGTAFDIAGKGIVDERSMLEALRQSIELAPTE, encoded by the coding sequence ATGAGCAAGAAACCGATAATTGGAATTACGATGGGTGATGCAGCCGGGGTTGGCCCGGAAATTATCGTAAAAAGCCTACAAAATGAAACAATATATAAGCAGTCCCATCCGATTGTCATTGGTGATGCAAAAATGCTGGAGCGCGCTGCCAACGTTTTAAATGAAAATATTGTCATTAACAAAATCGATGGTCATGCAGACCTGACAAATACAAACTTTGGTGAAATTGCTTGTTATGACCTTGATTTGCTGCCGGCAGACCTTCCTTTTGGACAAGTATCTGCCAAAGCGGGCGACGCGGCATTTCAATATTTGAAAACAGCGATAGAACTGGCAAACGAAGGGAAAATAGATGCCATTTGTACAGCACCTCTAAATAAAGAGGCTTTGCATAAAGGTGGACACAATTATCCTGGTCACACGGAAATTTTGGCTGAACTAACAGGAACGAAGGAATTTTCCATGATGTTATCATCGCCAAAATTGAAGGTTATCCATGTGACAACACACATCGGCTTACTGGATGCTATCCATTCGATCAAGCCGGAAAGGGTGTACAATGTGATTCGCCTCGCGCATGAAACCCTGTCGAAATCAGGTATCAACCAGCCTAAAATCGGTGTTTGCGGCATTAACCCACATGCAGGTGAAAATGGGTTGTTTGGTTACGGAGAAGAAGAGGAGAAAATCATTCCAGCTGTAGAAAAGGCTAAAACAGAAGGCATTACAGTTGAGGGTCCGCTTCCAGCTGATACATTATTCTTTCGTGCTCAACGTGGCGACTTTGACATTGTTGTTGCGATGTACCATGATCAAGGACATGGACCGATCAAAGTGTTGGGACTTGAAGCCGGTGTAAACATTACCGTTGGGTTACCAATTATCCGGACTAGTGTGGATCATGGAACAGCTTTTGACATCGCGGGAAAAGGTATTGTTGATGAAAGAAGCATGTTAGAGGCGCTTCGTCAGTCGATTGAATTAGCGCCAACTGAGTGA
- a CDS encoding four-carbon acid sugar kinase family protein has product MEKKIGIIADDLTGANDSGVQLTEKGISTSVFFDLPQHADLLDSGIVIDTNSRALSQKQAFDVTKQAARFLKESGYKHMYKKMDSTLRGHIGTELQAVFEAFPVDFVVIAPAYPQLGRTTVDGVHFVNGTELAATEAANDPKHPVKESFIPKIIENEIGKKVGLLKRADFSKNLSDFRDILNHFKERNIHYLVCDVQTQGDLQKLAAKITTVTSDVIWAGSAGLAEVLPDVLGIAQEKQTEHVDCAEYVMTVCGSLSSITQKQVAYAKAQSKVSGVEIDSIRIFSKDWNSISRQYVNSCLEALEHGNDIVLHVPSDERTRNEVQKKGKALGLTDNQIGEHVSKALAEIVLQVTKENDQLTGFMLTGGDTAKDTTRHLGGIGFNLMKQIETGIPLGTLIGTSKTFTVVTKAGAFGGKDSIYYAMQEMKGVSKQ; this is encoded by the coding sequence ATGGAAAAGAAAATTGGAATTATTGCAGATGACCTAACTGGAGCAAATGACAGCGGGGTCCAGCTCACAGAAAAGGGAATCAGCACTTCAGTATTTTTTGATTTGCCGCAACATGCAGACCTGCTGGATAGTGGTATTGTTATTGATACCAATTCCCGTGCCCTGTCGCAAAAACAAGCTTTTGATGTAACCAAACAGGCTGCACGTTTTCTCAAGGAGTCAGGGTATAAGCATATGTATAAAAAAATGGATTCCACTTTACGTGGGCATATCGGGACAGAATTACAAGCGGTATTTGAGGCGTTTCCGGTCGATTTTGTTGTGATTGCCCCGGCATATCCGCAACTAGGGAGAACAACTGTTGATGGTGTGCATTTTGTTAACGGAACGGAACTAGCAGCAACTGAAGCGGCAAATGATCCGAAACACCCTGTGAAGGAATCATTCATTCCCAAAATCATTGAAAACGAAATTGGCAAGAAGGTCGGATTGCTTAAACGAGCTGATTTCAGCAAAAACTTGTCAGATTTTCGGGATATACTCAACCATTTTAAAGAAAGAAATATACATTATCTCGTTTGCGATGTCCAAACACAAGGAGATCTTCAAAAACTTGCAGCTAAAATAACAACTGTTACGAGCGATGTGATTTGGGCAGGATCTGCAGGGCTGGCTGAAGTACTGCCTGATGTTCTAGGTATTGCACAAGAAAAACAAACCGAACATGTTGATTGTGCAGAGTATGTCATGACGGTATGTGGCAGCTTATCTTCCATCACACAAAAACAAGTAGCATACGCGAAGGCACAGTCGAAAGTTAGCGGTGTGGAGATAGATAGCATACGAATATTTTCAAAGGACTGGAACAGCATCAGCAGACAATACGTAAACAGCTGTTTGGAAGCACTGGAACACGGAAACGATATTGTTCTACATGTTCCTTCTGATGAGCGGACAAGAAACGAAGTACAAAAAAAAGGCAAAGCACTTGGATTAACGGATAATCAAATCGGGGAACATGTATCCAAAGCACTGGCTGAAATTGTTTTGCAGGTTACAAAAGAAAACGACCAATTAACTGGTTTCATGTTGACCGGCGGAGATACGGCAAAAGATACGACACGTCATTTAGGTGGAATTGGTTTTAATTTAATGAAACAAATTGAAACAGGCATTCCACTGGGAACGTTAATTGGTACAAGCAAGACATTCACTGTGGTGACCAAAGCAGGTGCCTTTGGCGGGAAAGATTCCATTTATTACGCCATGCAGGAAATGAAAGGGGTAAGTAAACAATGA
- a CDS encoding 2-keto-3-deoxygluconate permease, with amino-acid sequence MKIKAFLEKVPGGMMVVPLLIAATINTFAPDLLRIGNFTQALFVDGSSTLIALFLLCTGAQINLRNVGVSLGKGATLLATKWVVGAVVGLIAYIFADSNGLWLGLAPIAIIAAMTNSNGGLYVALVGQYGGKTDRAAYSLLALNDGPFFTMVALAIFGAMGFVNGMFSVVSFISVLLPIIVGMVLGNLDEEMRKFLDKGSSMLIPFFAFALGMGIDFGSIIHGGLGGVILGLLTVFATGTAGYFVFKAFKWNPIAGASEGSTAGNAVATPAAIAAASSSFAANVELATVQVAASVVTTAILLPFYIGFLTKRLEKKGITVPDDYIIDDSPKDASHASS; translated from the coding sequence GTGAAAATCAAAGCATTTCTGGAAAAGGTTCCTGGAGGTATGATGGTCGTCCCATTATTGATAGCGGCTACAATCAATACGTTTGCGCCGGACCTACTGAGAATTGGTAATTTTACGCAGGCATTATTTGTGGATGGATCAAGTACACTCATTGCATTATTTCTGCTATGTACAGGTGCGCAGATTAATCTTCGCAATGTCGGAGTTAGTCTTGGCAAAGGCGCTACACTGCTGGCCACCAAATGGGTAGTTGGTGCAGTTGTTGGTTTGATCGCCTATATTTTTGCTGATTCAAATGGTTTATGGCTAGGACTGGCACCGATTGCCATTATTGCTGCTATGACGAACAGTAATGGTGGGCTATATGTGGCACTTGTCGGTCAATATGGGGGCAAAACGGATCGAGCAGCATATTCATTGTTGGCATTAAACGATGGACCATTCTTTACCATGGTAGCCTTGGCCATCTTTGGTGCGATGGGATTTGTCAATGGTATGTTTTCTGTCGTTTCATTCATTTCCGTATTATTACCGATTATTGTCGGTATGGTGTTAGGTAACCTGGATGAAGAGATGAGAAAGTTTCTTGATAAAGGGAGCTCCATGCTTATTCCATTCTTTGCTTTTGCTTTAGGAATGGGCATTGATTTTGGAAGCATCATTCATGGCGGTTTAGGCGGTGTGATTCTTGGGTTATTAACTGTCTTCGCAACAGGAACAGCTGGATACTTTGTCTTTAAAGCATTCAAATGGAACCCAATTGCAGGTGCTTCAGAAGGGTCTACAGCTGGAAATGCTGTTGCAACACCAGCTGCAATTGCGGCAGCTAGCAGTTCTTTTGCAGCGAATGTGGAACTGGCTACGGTTCAGGTTGCAGCATCAGTTGTAACGACCGCTATTTTATTGCCATTTTATATTGGATTTTTGACAAAACGTCTAGAAAAGAAAGGCATTACTGTACCGGATGATTATATAATAGATGATTCGCCGAAAGATGCCTCTCATGCAAGTTCTTAA